The genome window TGATACTAAGATTGAACAGGTATCTGTCGCCGTAGGTCATCAGATGTTCATTGGCTACTCCTGTAATACACCAGAACAAGTTGAACGTGCTAATACAATGGACTTTATTGATTATATCGGTTGTGGTCCTGTTTTCCCTACAAAATCAAAGTCTGACGCCGATACTGCTATTGGGATCAATCGTCTTGAACGTTTAAACATGATCAGTGAGCGTCCTGTAGTTGCAATTGGGGGTATCGATGAAGAAAATATGAAAGTTGTTCACGACACTGGAGTTGCAGGTCTAGCTGTTATTTCCTTAGTCTTTGATAGCAAGGATCTTGTAGCAACTGTAAAGAAAATGAAGAATTTGTATAAATAAAATAGCAAGGTTGAAAGTTGAAGGGATTTCTCTTTCAGCCTTGCCATTTTATTAGGTAATATTTTTTACTAAAGATTATTTTGTCCTTGCTTTTGCTTCCTGCATCCATTTTGAAATTCCAATTGAAATTGCGACTCCAATCCCCAGGGGAAGAAAAGCTGTAAAGTTAAGGTGACAAACTTCAAATAACATAAATAATGCCATTAACGGTGCTTGTTGTGATGCTGCTAAAAATAATGAGGCCCCGATAACTGCACACTGCGTTAAAGTCACAATCGGGAAAAAGTGCATATAAGGAATACCGAGAAATACTCCAATAACTGCTCCAGCGGCAATCGATGGCGTCAGTGTTCCTCCATAGCCCCCACATTTGATTGTAAATAGGGTAACCACTACTTTAGCAACGAGGCCAAACAAGAGCGCTCCTAGGACCTGGGAATTGACAGTGGTCGTATTCATAGCTAATTGAGCAAGTCCCCGCCCGTTCCCCATAATCTGCGGATAAAAGGCTGCAATTGCTCCTGCTGAGAATGATAAAAGTGGTAATTGCCAGAAAATATTTTTACCCGTTGCCCGTTTACTAGAAGCTGCTTTAACTCCTTGTTTAAACCAGGTTCCGGTTACTCCAAGGATTAAGCCTAATACAATTGCTAATGGAACGGATAGCAAAGAGAAATCACGGCTTCCGACAATATAATATGGTTCGAATCCTTTTAAAATTGAACCAATCATCGTTGCAATTACTGACATGATTAAGCTAACGGAAACTGAACGAGTATTAATGCGCCGGTATAAAATTTCTAAACAGAAAACAGTTCCTGTAATAGGTGCAATATAGACCCCCGCGAAGCCAGCTCCAGCAGCAGCGGCGATTAATAAACGTTTATCTTCATCATTGATGTGCAACCATCGATAAGAATCAAGCACTCGGGACCATTTCTGAGCGATAGCCGCCCCTGCTTCTCGTGGGGCTAATTCACGACCGATCGAGTTCCCAGTCCCTACAAAAAAGATCTGGGTAACTACGTGAATAAATGTTTTTCTTAACGGCATCTCTTTACCATTTAGGGCATTTTTAATGCTAACTGGATGATAATGGCGCTGAAGAAAGTACCAAATAATGGTAGCGATTATCCCCCCTATTAGCACCGAGACAAATCGATGAATAGGAAAAATATTAATATTAACCGGAATCTTATTTGTCTCGTTAAAATTTAAAAAATAATGCTCTGTTAAATCTAGAATAGCGCTAAGGATCAATGAGCTAAACCCAACGACTATTCCAAGAACAACCGTTGCAATAGCTAATGAAATGTTCTCTTGCGTTTCTTTCATCTTTTCGTCTCCTATAAAAATAAATCACCTTCCAGTTTATCACGGATCAATGTAAAAAGATAACAGCAATCTTTTAATATGTTGGATATTATGTAAACTAAAATACGACCGAAGAATAAGCGCTAAACTTCTTTCTCGGTCGTATTTCTATCTCAGACTATTGTTGGACATACGTCTGTGTTTGTGGATCAAATTCAAATGTCAATTTTTGATCATTTAATTCTACAAAGATCTTTCGATAATTTTTATCATAACCATTATGAAGCATATCTATTGTTGCTCCGTTTTGAGAAGCCTTGATTTGATAAAGGTTGTATTCACCGCCTTGGTAAGCAAAGTCAAGGCCATTATCTTGGTAATGAATATATGAGGCATGTTGTCCATATAAGCGGAAGGTCATTGTTTCATTAGGTTCATCACTAATATGACTTACTTCAGGGCCCCATGGAATAATCGTATTCTTTTTAACGAATAATGGTAACTTATCAATTGGCGTTTCGACTAAAATTGACCGCTTACCTGCATATTCAACACCGTTCCAAAAGTCAATCCACTCCCCTGCTGGCAAGTAGACTGCTCGCGTATTTTGGCCTTCTTGGACTACTGGAGCAACTAGTAATTCATCGCCAACCATATATTCATCGTTCATTGTCCGAACAGCAGGGTCTTGATCGTAGTTTAATACTAACGGACGCATTATTCCGAGCCCATTCTTTGTTTCCTTGTAACAAAGATCGTATAAGAATGGAATAAAACGATACCTTAACTTTAAGTACTTCCGGTAGATTGAAAGCGTTGGTTCACCGAATACCCAAGGTTCTTGTGCACGGGTTCCCATTGAAGCATGATTACGATAGAGAGGACTAAATAAGGCTGCCTCAATCCACCGTGTCAGCATTTCTGCCGTCGCATCTGCACCAAATCCACCAATATCAGTTCCAGCAAAGGTGAAGCCGCTCATTCCTAAATTACATAATTGAGGAATCATCATTTGTAAATGAGGCCACAAACTTTGATTATCCCCTGTCCAGACGGTTGAATACTTTTGCGTTCCCGCATAAGCCGCCCGGGTAATGACATAAGGTCGTTTATGGCTGTATTTCTTTAATCCATTGTAAGTAGCCTTTGCCATATTGTGTCCGTAAACATTATGCAATTTCTTATGGGTAGAAAGGTATTTTCCATCACTAAAGACAATGTTGTCAGGAATTTCACCTTCAAATGATGCTGGTTCATTCATATCGTCCCAAATTCCAGCCGTTCCGGTATCAACAAGGTATTTACAATTATCAGCCCACCATTGTTGTACCTCTTCTCGGCCAAAGTCAGGGAAAACAGCATCACCAGGCCAAACCTTATTAACATAAACAGTTCCATCAGGATTCTTAACAAAGTATCCTTTCTTAATTCCTTCTTTATAAATTTTATACTTTTTATCTTGCTTAACACCGGGGTCAATAATCGGCATTACTCTAAATCCTTGGTCTCTCAACTTTGAAACAAATGCTTGAGGATCAGTAAACTTTTCTTTGTTCCAAGTAAATACTCGGTAACCATCCATATAGTCAATGTCAAAGTGGATCACGTCACAGGGAAGATCATTTTCTCGCAATTTAGTCGCAATCTCTTGAACTTTTTCAGGACTTACACTATACCCCCAACGTGATTGCTGATAACCTAGTACCCATTTTTGTGGCAATGGAACGCGCCCAGTAAGGTAAGTATAATTTGTAACAATATCCCTCAAGTGCGGGCCCCCGATAATGTAATAATCAAGATTACCGGCAACTGCAGAATAAAAGTAGTAATTGACATTTTCTTTTCCTAAATCAAGATGACTACGATAAGGATTATCAAAGAAGAGACCGTATGGATGACCATTCTTTAAACCTAACATAAAAGGAATAGACTTATAAAGCCGGGTAAAACTTTCTACTTGGGGTGCTGGATTATCAGTGTTCCAGTTATCGTATTCGTAGCCTCGTTTATTCAAGTACCCGGTTTTATCGCCAAGACCATATATCTGTTCATCAGTAGCTAAAGATTTAATTACCTCAAAATATGTCTTATCCTGGTCACTTCCACCAGCAATATCGTGACCTTCTGCAGCAACTAATTTTGCATGAGCCTCATCTAATCCACGGTCAATTGGTGTTCGTTTGCCCTGATAATCAATAATTAATGGATGACCATCTTTGTCATAAACATCTATTTTCTCATCGTCGTATATTTTTACAATTAACGCCGCCGTAGTTAATTCAAGATGGTCACCATGATCTAAGACAGTAAAGTTAGTTTTAATTGTTTTGTTGCCTTCAATAGCATATGATGCTCCTTTTTCACCGTGATCTTGAAATACCCGAATAATTTCAGGCGTAATAACTGATAAAACAATTGAACTGTTTTGATAATTAATCGTAATCCTTTGATCAACAGTTGCGTATCCACGTAATTGGTTATTCATTAATGTCGCCCTTCCTCTTTTTTACTTTTATTGTATCGCATTTATTTTAAATGTAAACGTTTTCGTGAAGGGGGAAATAACTTTTTAAGAATAAATAGGATATAATTAAATGTGATAACGAAAATGAATGAGGCTTATAAAATAATGCATAAAAAAGCACAAATTGGATTCGGATTCTTTTGTTGGATTTTATTCGGAATATTACTCTTCAATGTTTTAACTAAATCTCTATTTATTCGTTCAATCGATACAAGTGGTTTTGCGCTGACTGCTCCAGTATCTAAAGTCAAAACCACTATCTTAACTGAATTGACTTTTATGGGTGACCCAGTTACAGTTGGAATTATAACAATCGGCTTAATGCTTCTATTATGGCGGCGCGGAAGGGCAACCGATAGCGTCTGGTATGGCATGTTACAATTTATTGGTTACTGTTTAGTTATCTTCATCAAGTATAGCGTTACTCGTCTTCGTCCCTCCTTTCGGTTAATTGATGTTAGTGGATATAGTTTCCCAAGTGGACATACCTTTTCAACTGCTATTTTCACTTTTACGATCCTAGCTCTCCTTTTACCCTATTGTAAAGTTAAGTGGCAGAAAGTAATCTTAGCAATCGTCGGCGCTCTATGGATCATTATTATTATGTATTCGCGAGTTTATTTACGAGCTCATTTTACTTCCGATGTGATCGGGGCCTTTTTATTAGCTAGTGGATGGTGGTCATTAGCTAATAGTCAGCGCGCTATTTTCTTTCATTGGCTACAAAAGCCAGTTAATAAAGTCTAATTATCAAAACACCAAACTATAATCGATATAAAAGTTATAGTTTGGTGTTTTACTTTAATTGAAATAAATTTTAATTTTCAAATATTCGTAAGCAGTCCATATTGACACGTCTAGCCATCAAAAACTTAGTCTTCTATACTAAAAGCAATCTTAGTACAGGAGGCTTTTTCTTATGGAAGGAAAACACGATATTGTATCACCAATTTTTAAGCCCAAGAATTCAGTTGTTAATAAGGATGAATTTATTCCTCGGCCAGCCGCAAAACTACAAGTTGATAACATTGAATTAACGATCTTTAAGGGAGCTAATCTCAGTCTTGCGACTGATATAGCTAAAGTGGTTATTCGTTATGCTCATTAATTGGCAGACACCGGAGCATGTTTACCTTGTTTGCGGTAAAACAGACCTCCGTAAAGGAATTGACGGTTTAGCGATGGTAGTTGCGGAGAACTTTGGACTGGAGTTATATAATAATTCGCTTTTTTTATTTTGTGGTAGTCGCAACGATCGGTTCAAAGCCCTTTATTGGGATGACGAAGGCTTCATTCTGCTATATAAAAGATATGAGAATGGGAGTTTAAGATGGCCTAAGAACAAAAGTGAAGTTAAAGAACTAAAGCCAGCGCAACTAAATGCCTTATTTACAGGTCTATCCCCATTCCCCGAGCGAAGCATTCATAAAATTAAACCAGGAAGTTTATATTAAGCTCTTTTTAAACTGTTTTGGCTCTGATATAATAACAAAAGTTTATTAGATCGGAGGTGACGTACAATGACTGAATCATTAAAGAAACAAAACGAAGCACTACGTGCGCAGTTGAAGAAAGCGCAAGAACAACTTGAACGACAAGCAGCTACGATTAAGCAACTGCAGGAAATAATTTTTGGAAAAAAAACTGAAGTTTTAGAGCAGGTAGCTGATGGACAACTATCACTATTTGATCCAGTTGATGATCTGAACTTGGATCAAGAGATTACTGAAGTAGTTAAAACAACTACGACTAAGGTCGTACGTCATCGACCAGCAAAGAAGCAACTAACTCGTCAAGAGTTTTTAGACCAACTTCCTCAAGTCGAGGAAGTTGTTTCTTTAAAAACGACTGCCTGTCCAGATTGTCAGCACAAAATGGCTCATATTGGAAAACGATTGGCACGACGGGAAGCTAGACTAAAAGAGCCCGAATTGTATTGTGCCAACTTATATGAGGAAAGCTATAAGTGTAAACACTGTAGTCAAGATGAAAATGATAAATTGGTAACTAGTAAGGCGCCCATGGCTTTATTACCACATAGTTACTTTTCAAGCAGTACTATGGCATTCATCGCCTATTTAAAATTTAATCTGGCGTTGCCTTTCCATCGGCAAGAAGGTTTTGTACAAGGGCTGGGATTACCTGTTAGTGCCAAGCAAATGGCCTCGAATATTATTAAAGTTAGTCAAACGTACTTAGAGCCGTTGTATCAGTATTTAAGCAATATAATTAGACAAGAACCAGTCATTCATATGGATGAAACACCTTTTAAAGTCGTTGATAGTCCTAAATCCCAAGACTATTTCTGGGTAACGCGGACAACGAAAGAGTTTGCCCAACATCCGGTTGTAGTCTTTCATCATGCCAATACGCGTTCTGGTAGAATCATTGGACAAATAGTCGGTAATAATTATCCGGGTATTATCATGTGCGATGGGTATAAAGGGTATAGTAATCAACTCTATCCGCAAGCAAAATTTGGTTCGTGCTTAGTGCATATTCGGCGAGAGTTTGTCAAACTGGTTAAGGCACTTCCCAAAACAATGAAGGCGTCCAAAGCGCAACAAGCAATAACTCTTCTTAGTCAGGTTTTCCATTCGGAAAACCAGTTGAGTTATCAAACGGCTAATGAGAAGTTAGTGCAACGGCAAATCCATGTCAAACCGCTAATGGATAAATTTTACAATTACATTAGCCAGATTAGCCAGCCGATTGGACAGTTGCGTAAGGCAATTCAGAACGCCATCCAGTTAAAATCACGAGTGTATCGTGTATTTGAAAATGGACAATTACCGTTAAGCAACAATTCAGTTGAGCAAAGTATTCGGCCATCAACACTAATTCGAAAGAATTGTCTATTCGCAAAAACCGAAGAAGGTGCCAAGGCGAACGCCGTCTACTATAGCTTAGTAGAAACAGCTAAACTAAACCAGCTTAACGTCCAGCGGTACTTAAAATACTTGTTTGATCACCTACCAGAGAGCAATTGTCAAGATCTGGCAGCTTTTTTGCCGTGGTCAAAAAGCGTACAAGAAGAATGTCACGAATAGAAAATCCCCGTGAAGCCATCAAGGACGATTCTACGGGGATTTTTTGTCTGTCAATAATGTGTCAATATGGACTGCTTACAAATATTCGATAAAAATAGTTAATTCGACTTCATTTACATTGATTTTTACGGCACGGCTCTGCCGTAAAAGCATGCTTCTTAAAATCACTTGCTTTATTTTTGAAAACCAGAATAATAATTTCATTTTGTTCTGTCATACATAAAAATCTCTTTACTGATGATAATCTCAGTATAGGAGATCAGGAGGAGCTAGGGCTAGACGTACTGTTATTGACTGCTTACTGATAAGCTTACTAAAAAAAGATATACACTGTATTAAACAATGCATACCCTTTTTTATATTGCGCGGCAACGTCCTATCCTCGCAGGGAGCGATCCCCCAACTACTTTCGGCGTGTTGAAGCTTAACTTCTGTGTTCGGCATGGGAACAGGTGTATCCTTCAAGCCATCATCACCACACTCTTTGTCCCTTCGGACGAGAGCTTGTGCTCTCAAAACTAAATCCTATCTATTCTCTTCCAATAAACCTTACCGCTCCTTGGTTAAGTCCTCGACCGATTAGTAATGGTCCGCTCATGCCTCACGGCACTTCCACTTCCATCCTATCTACCTCATCATCTCTGAGGGGTCTTACTTTCCCGAAGGAAATGGGAAATCTCATCTCGAGGCGAGTTTCACACTTAGATGCTTTCAGCGTTTATCTCGTCCATACATAGCTACCCAGCGGTGCTCCTGGCGGAACAACTGGTACACCAGCGGTATGTCCATCCCGGTCCTCTCGTACTAAGGACAGGTCCTCTCAAATTTCCTACGCCCGCGACGGATAGGGACCGAACTGTCTCACGACGTTCTGAACCCAGCTCGCGTACCGCTTTAATGGGCGAACAGCCCAACCCTTGGGACCGACTACAGCCCCAGGATGCGATGAGCCGACATCGAGGTGCCAAACCTCCCCGTCGATGTGGACTCTTGGGGGAGATAAGCCTGTTATCCCCAGGGTAGCTTTTATCCGTTGAGCGATGGCCCTTCCATACGGAACCACCGGATCACTAAGCCCGACTTTCGTCCCTGCTCGACCTGTCTGTCTCGCAGTCAAGCTCGCTTGTGCCTTTACACTCTGCGCATGATTTCCAACCATACTGAGCGAACCTTTGGGCGCCTCCGTTACCTTTTAGGAGGCGACCGCCCCAGTCAAACTGCCCACCTGACACTGTCTCCCAGCACGTTCAGTGCTGCGGGTTAGAGTGGTCATATTGCAAGGGTAGTATCCCACCAGCGCCTCTGTCGAAACTAGCGTCCCGACTTCTACGGCTCCTACCTATCCTGTACAAGCAGTACAAACACTCAATATCAAGCTACAGTAAAGCTCCATGGGGTCTTTCCGTCCTGTCGCGGGTACCCTGCATCTTCACAGGGATTTCAATTTCACCGAGTCTCTCGTTGAGACAGCGCCCAGATCGTTACGCCTTTCGTGCGGGTCGGAACTTACCCGACAAGGAATTTCGCTACCTTAGGACCGTTATAGTTACGGCCGCCGTTTACTGGGGCTTCAATTCTGAGCTTCGCCGAAGCTAACCCATCCTTTTAACCTTCCAGCACCGGGCAGGCGTCAGCCCCTATACTTCATCTTACGATTTTGCAGAAACCTGTGTTTTTGATAAACAGTCGCCTGGGCCTATTCACTGCGGCTGGCCTTGCGGCCAGCACCCCTTCTCCCGAAGTTACGGGGTCATTTTGCCGAGTTCCTTAACGAGAGTTCTCTCGCTCACCTTAGGATTCTCTCCTCGACTACCTGTGTCGGTTTGCGGTACGGGCAGTTAACTACTCCTTAGAAGCTTTTCTCGGCAGTGTGACATCGGCAACTTCGCTACTTTAATTTCGCTCCCCATCACAGCTTGTCAACACGGATGTAAACATTTGACTCACATCCTGACTTACTGCTTGGCCGTACTCTTCCAATCGTACGGTTTGCTTAGCCTCCTGCGTCCCTCCATCGTCAAACGCAGTTAACTGGTACAGGAATCTCAACCTGTTATCCATCGCCTACGCCTCTCGGCCTCGGCTTAGGTCCCGACTTACCCTGGGAGGACGAGCCTTCCCCAGGAAACCTTAGTCATTCGGTGGACAGGATTCTCACCTGTCTTTCGCTACTCATACCGGCATTCTCACTTCTAAGCGCTCCACCAGTCCTCACGGTCTGACTTCGCCGCCCTTAGAACGCTCTCCTATCACGTGCACATAGTGCACATCCACAGTTTCGGTAATATGCTTAGCCCCGGTACATTTTCGGCGCAGGATCACTCGACTAGTGAGCTATTACGCACTCTTTAAATGGTGGCTGCTTCTAAGCCAACATCCTAGTTGTCTATGCAACTCCACATCCTTTTCCACTTAGCATATATTTAGGGACCTTAACTGGTGATCTGGGCTGTTCCCCTTTCGACGGTGGATCTTATCACTCATCGTCTGACTCCTGAGTATAAATCGATGGCATTCGGAGTTTATCTGAAGTTGGTAACCCATGACGGGCCCCTTGTCCAAACAGTAGCTCTACCTCCACGATTCTTTACCTCAAGGCTCCCCCTAAAGAGATTTCGGAGAGAACCAGCTATCTCCAAGTTCGTTTGGAATTTCACCGCTACCCACACCTCATCCCAGCCATTTTCAACTGACACGGGTTCGGTCCTCCAGTGCGCTTTACCGCACCTTCAACCTGGACATGGGTAGGTCACCTGGTTTCGGGTCTACAACTACATACTTCTTACGCCCATTTAAGACTCGCTTTCGCTACGGCTCCGGTTTTTCCACCTTAACCTTGCATGCAATCGTAACTCGCCGGTTCATTCTGCAAGAGGCACGCCGTCACCCATTAACGGGCTCCGACAGCTTGTAAGCACATGGTTTCAGGAACTATTTCACTCCCCTTCCGGGGTGCTTTTCACCTTTCCCTCACGGTACTGGTTCACTATCGGTCACTAGGGAGTATTTAGCCTTGCGAGATGGTCCTCGCGGGTTCCGACGGGGTTTCACGTGTCCCGCCGTACTCAGGATCCTGAACAGAGAGTGTGACGTTTCGTCTACGGGGCTTTCACCCTCTATGGCACAGCTTCCCAACTGTTGCGACTACGTCGCACTTTGGTAACTCTAATGTTCAGTCCTACAACCCCAACAAGCAAGCTTGTTGGTTTGGGCTCTTCCCTTTTCGCTCGCCGCTACTCAGGGAATCGATGTTTCTTTCTCTTCCTGCAGCTACTAAGATGTTTCAGTTCACTGCGTCTACCTCTTGCTAGCTATGTATTCACTAGTCAAGTAATCAACGACTAAGCTGATTGGGTTGCCCCATTCGGAAATCTCCGGATCAAAGCGTACTTACCGCTCCCCGAAGCATATCGGTGTTAGTCCCGTCCTTCATCGGCTCCTAGTACCAAGGCATTCACCATGCGCCCTTCATAACTTAACCTAAACAATCAAAGATTGTCTGATTAATTGAGTTAGCGATTATAATTCGTTAATTAAAACTCAAATAACGCGGTGTTCTCGGTTTATTGTTTTGTTAATAAAGAAATTAGATAGTATTTAGTTTTCAAAGTACAAGCTCTGAGGGTAAACCCCTCAAAACTAAACAAAGTTTCTTCGATGTGTAGGTTCCGTTTTATTCCTTAGAAAGGAGGTGATCCAGCCGCAGGTTCTCCTACGGCTACCTTGTTACGACTTCACCCCAGTCATCTGTCCCGCCTTAGGCGGCTCCCTCCATAAAGGTTAGGCCACCGACTTTGGGCGTTACAAACTCCCATGGTGTGACGGGCGGTGTGTACAAGGCCCGGGAACGTATTCACCGCGGCATGCTGATCCGCGATTACTAGCGATTCCGACTTCGTGTAGGCGAGTTGCAGCCTACAGTCCGAACTGAGAACGGCTTTAAGAGATTAGCTTACTCTCGCGAGTTTGCGACTCGTTGTACCGTCCATTGTAGCACGTGTGTAGCCCAGGTCATAAGGGGCATGATGATCTGACGTCGTCCCCACCTTCCTCCGGTTTGTCACCGGCAGTCTCACTAGAGTGCCCAACTTAATGCTGGCAACTAGTAACAAGGGTTGCGCTCGTTGCGGGACTTAACCCAACATCTCACGACACGAGCTGACGACGACCATGCACCACCTGTCATTGCGTCCCCGAAGGGAACGCCTTATCTCTAAGGTTAGCGCAAGATGTCAAGACCTGGTAAGGTTCTTCGCGTAGCTTCGAATTAAACCACATGCTCCACCGCTTGTGCGGGCCCCCGTCAATTCCTTTGAGTTTCAACCTTGCGGTCGTACTCCCCAGGCGGAGTGCTTAATGCGTTAGCTCCGGCACTGAAGGGCGGAAACCCTCCAACACCTAGCACTCATCGTTTACGGCATGGACTACCAGGGTATCTAATCCTGTTCGCTACCCATGCTTTCGAGCCTCAGCGTCAGTTGCAGACCAGACAGCCGCCTTCGCCACTGGTGTTCTTCCATATATCTACGCATTCCACCGCTACACATGGAGTTCCACTGTCCTCTTCTGCACTCAAGTCGCCCGGTTTCCGATGCACTTCTTCGGTTAAGCCGAAGGCTTTCACATCAGACCTAAGCAACCGCCTGCGCTCGCTTTACGCCCAATAAATCCGGATAACGCTTGCCACCTACGTATTACCGCGGCTGCTGGCACGTAGTTAGCCGTGACTTTCTGGTTGGATACCGTCACTGCGTGAACAGTTACTCTCACGCACGTTCTTCTCCAACAACAGAGCTTTACGAGCCGAAACCCTTCTTCACTCACGCGGTGTTGCTCCATCAGGCTTGCGCCCATTGTGGAAGATTCCCTACTGCTGCCTCCCGTAGGAGTATGGACCGTGTCTCAGTTCCATTGTGGCCGATCAGTCTCTCAACTCGGCTATGCATCATCGCCTTGGTAAGCCTTTACCTTACCAACTAGCTAATGCACCGCAGGTCCATCCCAGAGTGATAGCCAAAGCCATCTTTCAAACAAAAGCCATGCGGCTTTTGTTGTTATGCGGTATTATCATCTGTTTCCAAATGTTATCCCCCGCTCCGGGGCAGGTTACCTACGTGTTACTCACCCGTCCGCCACTCACTGGTGATCCATCGTCAATCAGATGCAAGCACCATCAATCAGTTGGGCCAGTGCGTACGACTTGCATGTATTAGGCACACCGCCGGCGTTTATCCTGAGCCAGGATCAAACTCTCATATAAAATATATAAGAACTTGAATAGCTCTCAATTATCTTTGTTATTAAGCGAATTGACTTCGCAAATGTTTTGCTTCAAATCACATCGTGATTGAAGACCCTAC of Limosilactobacillus reuteri subsp. reuteri contains these proteins:
- the thiE gene encoding thiamine phosphate synthase translates to MIFDPKMLQVYLVGGTQDVHNDVVKFLEKVELAMKSGITAFQYREKGNSKLRPNERVDLGLELRTLCTHYGIPLIVDDDYELAQQINADGVHVGQNDTKIEQVSVAVGHQMFIGYSCNTPEQVERANTMDFIDYIGCGPVFPTKSKSDADTAIGINRLERLNMISERPVVAIGGIDEENMKVVHDTGVAGLAVISLVFDSKDLVATVKKMKNLYK
- a CDS encoding chloride channel protein — translated: MKETQENISLAIATVVLGIVVGFSSLILSAILDLTEHYFLNFNETNKIPVNINIFPIHRFVSVLIGGIIATIIWYFLQRHYHPVSIKNALNGKEMPLRKTFIHVVTQIFFVGTGNSIGRELAPREAGAAIAQKWSRVLDSYRWLHINDEDKRLLIAAAAGAGFAGVYIAPITGTVFCLEILYRRINTRSVSVSLIMSVIATMIGSILKGFEPYYIVGSRDFSLLSVPLAIVLGLILGVTGTWFKQGVKAASSKRATGKNIFWQLPLLSFSAGAIAAFYPQIMGNGRGLAQLAMNTTTVNSQVLGALLFGLVAKVVVTLFTIKCGGYGGTLTPSIAAGAVIGVFLGIPYMHFFPIVTLTQCAVIGASLFLAASQQAPLMALFMLFEVCHLNFTAFLPLGIGVAISIGISKWMQEAKARTK
- a CDS encoding glycoside hydrolase family 31 protein — translated: MNNQLRGYATVDQRITINYQNSSIVLSVITPEIIRVFQDHGEKGASYAIEGNKTIKTNFTVLDHGDHLELTTAALIVKIYDDEKIDVYDKDGHPLIIDYQGKRTPIDRGLDEAHAKLVAAEGHDIAGGSDQDKTYFEVIKSLATDEQIYGLGDKTGYLNKRGYEYDNWNTDNPAPQVESFTRLYKSIPFMLGLKNGHPYGLFFDNPYRSHLDLGKENVNYYFYSAVAGNLDYYIIGGPHLRDIVTNYTYLTGRVPLPQKWVLGYQQSRWGYSVSPEKVQEIATKLRENDLPCDVIHFDIDYMDGYRVFTWNKEKFTDPQAFVSKLRDQGFRVMPIIDPGVKQDKKYKIYKEGIKKGYFVKNPDGTVYVNKVWPGDAVFPDFGREEVQQWWADNCKYLVDTGTAGIWDDMNEPASFEGEIPDNIVFSDGKYLSTHKKLHNVYGHNMAKATYNGLKKYSHKRPYVITRAAYAGTQKYSTVWTGDNQSLWPHLQMMIPQLCNLGMSGFTFAGTDIGGFGADATAEMLTRWIEAALFSPLYRNHASMGTRAQEPWVFGEPTLSIYRKYLKLRYRFIPFLYDLCYKETKNGLGIMRPLVLNYDQDPAVRTMNDEYMVGDELLVAPVVQEGQNTRAVYLPAGEWIDFWNGVEYAGKRSILVETPIDKLPLFVKKNTIIPWGPEVSHISDEPNETMTFRLYGQHASYIHYQDNGLDFAYQGGEYNLYQIKASQNGATIDMLHNGYDKNYRKIFVELNDQKLTFEFDPQTQTYVQQ
- a CDS encoding phosphatase PAP2 family protein, whose protein sequence is MHKKAQIGFGFFCWILFGILLFNVLTKSLFIRSIDTSGFALTAPVSKVKTTILTELTFMGDPVTVGIITIGLMLLLWRRGRATDSVWYGMLQFIGYCLVIFIKYSVTRLRPSFRLIDVSGYSFPSGHTFSTAIFTFTILALLLPYCKVKWQKVILAIVGALWIIIIMYSRVYLRAHFTSDVIGAFLLASGWWSLANSQRAIFFHWLQKPVNKV
- the tnpB gene encoding IS66 family insertion sequence element accessory protein TnpB (TnpB, as the term is used for proteins encoded by IS66 family insertion elements, is considered an accessory protein, since TnpC, encoded by a neighboring gene, is a DDE family transposase.), whose protein sequence is MLINWQTPEHVYLVCGKTDLRKGIDGLAMVVAENFGLELYNNSLFLFCGSRNDRFKALYWDDEGFILLYKRYENGSLRWPKNKSEVKELKPAQLNALFTGLSPFPERSIHKIKPGSLY
- the tnpC gene encoding IS66 family transposase codes for the protein MTESLKKQNEALRAQLKKAQEQLERQAATIKQLQEIIFGKKTEVLEQVADGQLSLFDPVDDLNLDQEITEVVKTTTTKVVRHRPAKKQLTRQEFLDQLPQVEEVVSLKTTACPDCQHKMAHIGKRLARREARLKEPELYCANLYEESYKCKHCSQDENDKLVTSKAPMALLPHSYFSSSTMAFIAYLKFNLALPFHRQEGFVQGLGLPVSAKQMASNIIKVSQTYLEPLYQYLSNIIRQEPVIHMDETPFKVVDSPKSQDYFWVTRTTKEFAQHPVVVFHHANTRSGRIIGQIVGNNYPGIIMCDGYKGYSNQLYPQAKFGSCLVHIRREFVKLVKALPKTMKASKAQQAITLLSQVFHSENQLSYQTANEKLVQRQIHVKPLMDKFYNYISQISQPIGQLRKAIQNAIQLKSRVYRVFENGQLPLSNNSVEQSIRPSTLIRKNCLFAKTEEGAKANAVYYSLVETAKLNQLNVQRYLKYLFDHLPESNCQDLAAFLPWSKSVQEECHE